The following are encoded together in the Lathyrus oleraceus cultivar Zhongwan6 chromosome 3, CAAS_Psat_ZW6_1.0, whole genome shotgun sequence genome:
- the LOC127125884 gene encoding dirigent protein 17 isoform X2, whose translation MEEGKGNKQESNASATEVYAVPGEPAVVINGVPEIGGASSIVPSCDALSVSEKDGNMGLGDWFIGRDIQKLFMGSYYSGKVTEYDKETGWYRVKYEDGDTEDLDWLELKEVLRPLDVSVSLKTLANKVIRNHTQISKHKARN comes from the exons ATGGAAGAAGGCAAAGGAAATAAGCAGGAATCAAATGCTTCTGCAACCGAGGTTTATGCGGTGCCCGGAGAGCCTGCTGTTGTGATTAACGGTGTGCCTGAAATAGGCGGCGCTAGCAGCATTGTCCCTTCCTGCGACGCGTTGAGCGTCTCTGAAAAGGACGGGAATATGGGTTTGGGTGATTGGTTCATTGGGCGGGATATCCAGAAGTTGTTTATGGGAAGCTATTACTCGGGTAAAGTAACCGAGTATGACAAAGAAACTGGATGGTATCGGGTTAAGTACGAAGACGGTGACACAGAGGATCTCGATTGGCTGGAATTGAAGGAGGTTCTGCGTCCTTTGGATGTTTCCGTTTCGCTTAAGACCTTGGCGAACAAGGTTATTCGGAATC ATACACAAATATCAAAACATAAAGCAAGGAATTGA
- the LOC127125884 gene encoding dirigent protein 17 isoform X1, producing MEEGKGNKQESNASATEVYAVPGEPAVVINGVPEIGGASSIVPSCDALSVSEKDGNMGLGDWFIGRDIQKLFMGSYYSGKVTEYDKETGWYRVKYEDGDTEDLDWLELKEVLRPLDVSVSLKTLANKVIRNRKKSIHKSGKKSARSQNPQIKIKKTKGN from the coding sequence ATGGAAGAAGGCAAAGGAAATAAGCAGGAATCAAATGCTTCTGCAACCGAGGTTTATGCGGTGCCCGGAGAGCCTGCTGTTGTGATTAACGGTGTGCCTGAAATAGGCGGCGCTAGCAGCATTGTCCCTTCCTGCGACGCGTTGAGCGTCTCTGAAAAGGACGGGAATATGGGTTTGGGTGATTGGTTCATTGGGCGGGATATCCAGAAGTTGTTTATGGGAAGCTATTACTCGGGTAAAGTAACCGAGTATGACAAAGAAACTGGATGGTATCGGGTTAAGTACGAAGACGGTGACACAGAGGATCTCGATTGGCTGGAATTGAAGGAGGTTCTGCGTCCTTTGGATGTTTCCGTTTCGCTTAAGACCTTGGCGAACAAGGTTATTCGGAATCGTAAGAAATCTATTCATAAATCTGGGAAGAAAAGTGCTCGTTCACAAAATCCCCAAAtcaaaataaagaaaacaaaagGAAATTAG